A section of the Petrimonas sulfuriphila genome encodes:
- a CDS encoding carbohydrate kinase family protein produces the protein MLKKKITVSGTGCCLVDRLYNNVSFYSNAFLSYSSKKRGDGGLSPGHLVLKEEFEEYTKKNFQVILNELTAGRAPDKINVGGPCIVALIHAAQITFGLNSEIKFYGCHGPDENGSFLLSSLQKLPVNISHFKQMGNLTPSTDVLSDPSYDNGHGERVFVNSIGSAWDYSPENLDNNFFKSDIVVFGGSALVPQIHDNLVELLQQSKENGCITLVNTVFDFVNEKANPHKRWPLGKNDESYPNIDLLITDRDEALRLSGEKSIEKAMQFFIEKQTGAVIITNGAKNVLLYAGNELFGRVEMRELPVSDAISKRIREKVYNGDTTGCGDNFVGGVIGSLMFQLNEGKMKLDLEAATTLGIVSGSYACLYIGGTYFEKYPGEKYELMTPVLNDYKKQIK, from the coding sequence ATGCTTAAAAAGAAAATAACAGTATCCGGTACAGGATGCTGCCTGGTGGACAGGCTGTACAACAACGTATCTTTTTATTCCAATGCTTTTCTTTCTTATTCCTCGAAAAAAAGAGGAGACGGAGGCCTTAGTCCCGGACACCTGGTACTGAAAGAGGAATTTGAAGAGTACACGAAAAAGAATTTTCAAGTTATCCTCAACGAACTGACAGCGGGGAGAGCGCCGGACAAAATCAATGTTGGAGGACCCTGCATCGTAGCCCTTATCCATGCTGCCCAGATCACATTTGGATTGAATAGTGAAATCAAGTTCTACGGGTGTCACGGGCCTGACGAAAACGGGAGTTTCCTGTTATCCTCCTTGCAAAAACTTCCGGTAAACATCAGTCATTTCAAGCAAATGGGGAACCTGACTCCATCAACCGATGTCCTTTCCGACCCCAGTTACGATAACGGGCACGGAGAAAGGGTATTTGTAAACTCTATAGGCTCGGCCTGGGACTATTCTCCCGAAAACCTGGATAACAATTTTTTCAAATCGGACATTGTTGTATTCGGAGGGAGCGCTCTGGTGCCGCAAATACATGACAATCTGGTTGAGTTGCTTCAACAATCGAAGGAGAACGGATGCATTACACTGGTTAACACGGTTTTCGACTTCGTGAATGAAAAGGCAAATCCACATAAAAGGTGGCCATTGGGAAAAAACGATGAAAGCTACCCAAACATCGATCTTTTGATTACCGATAGAGATGAGGCATTGCGCTTGAGCGGGGAAAAAAGTATTGAAAAAGCCATGCAATTTTTTATTGAGAAGCAAACAGGTGCAGTTATCATTACCAACGGGGCAAAGAATGTTTTGCTGTATGCAGGAAATGAATTGTTCGGGAGGGTTGAAATGCGGGAATTACCCGTTTCCGACGCTATATCGAAGAGAATAAGAGAAAAGGTTTATAACGGAGACACAACAGGCTGCGGAGATAATTTCGTAGGCGGCGTGATTGGCTCGTTGATGTTTCAACTCAACGAGGGAAAGATGAAACTTGACCTGGAGGCAGCCACCACACTCGGCATAGTATCAGGAAGTTACGCATGCTTATATATTGGCGGCACCTATTTTGAAAAATATCCGGGTGAAAAATACGAACTTATGACGCCGGTTCTTAACGACTACAAAAAGCAGATTAAATAA
- a CDS encoding D-lyxose/D-mannose family sugar isomerase, translated as MKRSEINQILREAKEFLHEKNFLLPPWAYWTIDEWRENRKNAEEIFNNMLGWDITDFGSGDFHSRGLFLFTIRNGKFNVDKKPYAEKIMIVEENQETPMHYHWSKMEDIINRGGGNLVIELYNSTLDNQLDTTDVHFKKDGIKGWVEAGGKVVLTPGESISLEQGMYHRFYGEPGKGKVLVGEVSMVNDDSADNCFHEIIGRFPTIVEDEKPLYLLVNDYNTFLS; from the coding sequence ATGAAACGAAGTGAAATCAATCAGATCTTAAGAGAAGCGAAAGAGTTTTTACACGAAAAAAATTTTTTGTTACCTCCCTGGGCTTATTGGACGATAGATGAGTGGAGGGAAAACAGAAAAAATGCGGAAGAAATTTTCAACAACATGTTGGGATGGGACATAACCGACTTCGGTTCAGGAGATTTTCACAGCCGGGGATTGTTTCTGTTTACCATCAGAAACGGAAAATTCAATGTAGACAAAAAGCCGTACGCCGAAAAAATAATGATCGTGGAGGAAAATCAGGAAACCCCGATGCACTATCATTGGTCAAAAATGGAAGACATCATTAACCGGGGCGGAGGAAACCTGGTTATCGAGCTTTACAATTCTACCCTTGACAACCAACTTGATACCACGGACGTACACTTTAAGAAAGACGGTATAAAAGGGTGGGTGGAAGCAGGAGGAAAAGTAGTCTTAACACCGGGAGAAAGTATTTCTCTGGAGCAGGGTATGTATCATCGCTTCTATGGCGAGCCGGGGAAAGGGAAGGTACTTGTCGGGGAGGTAAGCATGGTAAACGATGATTCGGCTGATAACTGTTTCCACGAAATAATCGGAAGATTTCCGACTATTGTCGAAGATGAAAAGCCACTCTATTTATTGGTCAACGATTACAACACTTTTCTCTCTTAA
- a CDS encoding GH92 family glycosyl hydrolase produces MTKSQHAIKINMNRLKILLILSVMAVPHLRSVSQERPSDLANPLIDTHKSRYDYFISAALPFGMVSLSPDMKHGEMWNSGYLYDEKYILNFSHVHNGQTAGIPVMPVVGECKGYLGLEASKSEFSHDKEVVKVGYHKVFLEDSQITAELTATCRVGMHRYTFPAADTAHFIFDLSAALGATKTSYAYARKISSNEIEGYSLLSPTFRRKKPYLIFFVAQFDKPFDSFNGWEKNKEGIRKIIRPEENLISGDTIGAYVTYRGLKNNEQICIKVGISFVSTENARMNLSSELPHWNFDKVVKDAAEAWDNYLSRVLVEGGTREQRIKLYTDLMHTASKRISDDVDGSYMDWTGMYPVARKLPLGSDNKPTRHFIEGDGLWGGQWNLNIFWTLLYPEYGNWMVETFLDYYRNAGTMARCSWGGNYSYVMVGDHTTPLIAALLSSKRATFDPVSAYTGARKNAFPGGIRDRAGYEAGPHPSGGGMDWYVEKGYVPIEIRERGEGFHREGAAMTLEYAYQDWCLAQMAGILKKSEDRKLFIQRSENWRNVFDPAIGWSRPRHVSGEWLKDFTPVVEKGKFNSPGFIEGSSATYTFYVPQNMEGLIQEMGGNKKFIEKLESNFLKAKDFRFIAPHGEHGSAWVDYENQPSLAMAHLFSHAGAPWKTQYWVREVKEKAFGGVDPYSGYNGDEDQGMLGALGVLMAIGLFDLHGCVGEFPELEITSPLFDKIVLRFPSLADPLQNTLFRISVKKKNPADIYIQHAILNGIKWSRFQFPVTDFLNGGELELELGPYPNKKWGKPF; encoded by the coding sequence ATGACAAAAAGTCAGCACGCAATAAAGATCAACATGAACAGGTTAAAAATATTACTTATTCTATCGGTTATGGCCGTTCCTCACCTCCGTTCCGTGAGTCAGGAAAGGCCTTCAGATTTGGCAAACCCTTTGATTGACACGCACAAATCCAGGTACGATTATTTTATATCTGCGGCACTTCCCTTTGGGATGGTCTCCCTCTCTCCCGATATGAAACACGGCGAGATGTGGAATTCAGGGTATTTATACGACGAAAAATATATCCTGAATTTCTCACATGTGCACAACGGACAAACTGCCGGTATACCGGTAATGCCGGTTGTGGGAGAATGTAAAGGGTACCTCGGGCTTGAAGCAAGCAAGTCGGAATTCAGTCACGACAAAGAGGTGGTCAAGGTGGGTTATCACAAAGTTTTTCTCGAAGATTCTCAAATTACGGCGGAGCTGACCGCTACCTGTAGGGTAGGAATGCATCGGTACACTTTCCCGGCAGCAGATACCGCCCACTTCATCTTTGATTTAAGCGCTGCTCTGGGGGCAACAAAAACATCATATGCCTACGCAAGAAAAATCAGTTCAAACGAAATTGAAGGATATTCTCTCCTCTCCCCCACGTTCAGGAGAAAAAAACCTTACCTGATTTTCTTTGTTGCTCAATTCGACAAGCCATTTGACAGTTTTAACGGTTGGGAGAAAAACAAGGAAGGTATCCGAAAGATAATCCGCCCTGAAGAAAATCTCATATCCGGCGATACCATCGGCGCATACGTAACCTACAGAGGATTGAAAAACAACGAACAGATATGCATCAAGGTAGGCATCTCTTTTGTCAGCACTGAAAATGCGAGGATGAACTTGAGCTCAGAATTACCGCATTGGAATTTTGACAAAGTGGTAAAAGATGCCGCAGAAGCGTGGGACAACTATTTAAGCCGGGTACTGGTGGAGGGAGGGACCCGGGAACAGCGCATAAAGCTATATACCGATTTGATGCATACCGCTTCAAAAAGAATATCCGACGATGTAGATGGTTCATATATGGATTGGACAGGCATGTATCCGGTGGCAAGAAAACTCCCGTTGGGAAGCGATAACAAGCCCACCCGGCACTTCATCGAAGGAGACGGGCTTTGGGGAGGACAATGGAACCTGAACATCTTTTGGACACTGCTTTATCCCGAATACGGCAACTGGATGGTAGAAACATTTCTTGACTACTACCGGAATGCGGGGACAATGGCCCGCTGTTCCTGGGGGGGAAATTATTCCTATGTCATGGTGGGAGATCACACAACCCCATTGATAGCCGCCCTGTTGTCTTCAAAACGGGCCACATTCGATCCCGTTAGTGCCTATACCGGAGCCCGAAAAAATGCTTTCCCTGGAGGGATAAGGGACAGGGCCGGTTACGAAGCAGGCCCGCATCCTTCGGGAGGCGGGATGGATTGGTACGTCGAAAAGGGATATGTACCCATCGAGATCAGGGAGCGAGGTGAGGGCTTTCACCGCGAGGGAGCGGCAATGACGCTTGAATATGCTTATCAGGACTGGTGTCTTGCCCAGATGGCCGGGATACTGAAAAAGAGCGAAGACAGGAAACTTTTCATACAACGTTCCGAGAATTGGAGAAATGTTTTCGATCCGGCAATCGGGTGGTCACGTCCGCGACATGTCTCAGGGGAATGGCTGAAGGATTTCACGCCCGTTGTGGAAAAGGGGAAATTCAATTCCCCCGGATTTATTGAAGGAAGTTCGGCTACATATACTTTTTATGTTCCTCAAAACATGGAAGGTTTAATCCAGGAAATGGGAGGAAACAAAAAATTCATCGAGAAGCTGGAGTCAAATTTTTTAAAAGCAAAGGATTTTCGGTTTATTGCTCCCCACGGAGAACATGGCTCTGCCTGGGTTGATTATGAGAACCAACCTTCACTGGCAATGGCTCATTTGTTCAGTCACGCCGGAGCTCCCTGGAAAACACAGTACTGGGTGCGCGAGGTCAAGGAGAAAGCTTTTGGAGGAGTGGATCCGTACAGCGGGTACAACGGTGACGAAGATCAGGGAATGCTGGGTGCGCTTGGGGTGTTAATGGCCATCGGGTTATTCGATTTGCACGGATGTGTGGGTGAATTTCCCGAGTTGGAGATCACAAGCCCCCTGTTCGATAAAATAGTGTTGAGGTTTCCCTCTTTGGCAGATCCCCTACAAAACACCCTGTTCAGGATTTCTGTAAAAAAGAAAAATCCTGCAGACATATACATTCAACACGCCATATTGAACGGTATAAAATGGTCCCGTTTTCAATTTCCTGTTACTGATTTTTTAAACGGAGGAGAACTTGAGTTGGAACTGGGTCCTTATCCCAATAAAAAATGGGGAAAACCCTTTTGA